The Oryza glaberrima chromosome 5, OglaRS2, whole genome shotgun sequence DNA segment ACTACAGGAACTTGCTTTCAGCGAAGAGGAGAGGACTCGCAACAAAAAGGTGGGGTTATCTAGAATTCTAGATGGAACCATAGATGCATTTGATGTTTAAAGGAAATAATTTCCCCTGCCCATTTATAAGTTGTCTCTTTATATTGTTATTGACATTGGTTTCATTTCTCATGGAAGATCCAAGCATCCATCGCTGAAACATTTCGAAGACAATCAGAAGCACTCGTGAAGAAGCGTTCCGTTGCAAAAGCAACAGGTTCAACTATTACGAGAAGGACCAGGGGTAATATGCGCGCAAAAAGGAGGGGACGAACTAGTTCCCCTGATATTGTTGCAACTGACAATGAGGATGAGGATAGAGATGAAAATGGCAATGAGGGCAGCAAAGAGTCGTCTTCTGTTGATGACCGTTCCCCAGATGTAAGGCAGAAAAGAGTTCGGAGGTGGCCCGTGCCACGATCATCCCCTGCTAAGAGCATTGGGGGTATTGATAGTAGCTTTGAGGATATTGATGACTTAGGAAGTGGCAGAGATATCATGAGTACTTCTCCACTACGCGGAGAGATGCTTGCCTGGGGAAAAAATGGCACCCGCAGTCAAACCCGGCATGGCAATTCTGGTGGTTCCAGTGGAAGGATGGCAAAGGGTGGTCGTGTTACCAAGTTGGTTGAGTACCTACGTAATACCGATGAATTCGATAATAAGGTAAAAACAGTACATAACATGCAGTAATATTCGAACTTCAAAGTTCCAtctacttttttctttttccatatgGGATATGCCTGGGTTCCTTTAGTCAAATATAATTGAACAGATTACCACCTTCTGTCTTCTATTTATTCTTCAGGAGATACAGAGGTGCGAAGGGgactataatatatatacattttagAAAATAGGTCATTTGGACCTAGCTTTTATAAAAAGCTAGGACTATGATATATCGCATGGCATTTCTTGTTTCTTTGCATGCCAGATGTGTCCCTGTGTTGTGTCTCACAGTGTGCTTTTGTAGTGCCATGAATGCAATATACGTTACCGCATGCATGAACTTGTGCAAGTTATTAGGAGGGACCTGATAAATTGTACATGGAGTCCATGCCTCTTATCCATTAGGTTTGCTGAACTTTTTGTTTGTGTTTTGCAGTTCAACTTATATCTTGTTCTACTTCCACTTAATGGACAAAGCATGCCTAAATTGGAGAAGCCCTATCTCAGTTGCCAACCGACATTCTCTGTTCGCCATCTTTGCCAGGTGATCACTTGTTTAATGTATACTATTGGTTGGTTCTTAGGCAATTTTAGCTTACCTGGCTCAATATGAATAAGCAAAGACTACTTCTACAACTTTTCAGTTTGTTGCTCTCCAATTGTCTCGCCATGCGAAAGAAGTGGAGATATTCATCAGGAAGAACCCCAGCAATGGATGCTTTGCATCCATAGATACTAGTGCAGATGAGATAAAACTGAATCATGACGCCTTAGAAAGATTGGAGGAAGAGAAATCTCTTTCAGAGCTGTACCCTTCACTTGCCTCTGGCCATGGGGATCTGGTATTCCTCAGTTTCTAATTATGTCTAGCTGTTTACTTTTTCGCTATTGCTTCTTTTTAATACTATATTGTATTGCTTTGTTACCTCCTCCAGGAATTATTATATTCCCTGAAAGCAGAAGTGTAGATCAAATTAATGGCACAAGTTCTCCTTCAGTATCAATCTGATCAAATAGCGGGGAATATGATGGCATGCAGGGATCATCCGATGAAAGCCTGTACAAAGTTATCCagtatagaaaaagaaaaaagagaatcAGCAAACTTAGCTCTTCCTTAGTTGTGACTCGTTAAATTTGCTCTTGGTCTTCTGATATAGTACATGGTTCATTCGTTTAAATTGGAGGAATTGAAATGCATGGGTGGATGGAATTAAGTAGCAGTCGTAAAAGAAGGCCAAACATATAGTCTGGTGACTGCTCGTTGTAATATTGGTGTTGCCTGTCCAACTTGAACTGATTTTTAAATGGAGATATCAACTGATTTAACTCGGTAGCTCGATTCCCAGATGGTGGAATCGCAATTGCTCCCATTTCAGTTTGTTTTCACGCTACTCCTTTAGTTTGTTTTCATGTTACTCCTTTAATACCGGATAAAACATATCTTAGTAATACGAATTTGGACATGTCTCGATGTGCAGATGGTGGATTTGCAATTGCtctcattttagtttgtttttatactataaatctgaacagagGCAAAGAATATCTTTAACTTTAATCCAATTCTAGGTTTTAGATTCTGGAAAGGTAGTAGTATCTTGCAGTGTAAAGACGTGCATGCCTTCACTTCTGATGTCTGCATGCATCGGTGTTTCTTTTCTCCCCCATTGCAGAATGACAATACGCCGTACACGCATCAGCGGATCAGATTTTGGAAGTGTTTTCTGGGTCTTTGTCAGCTTTGAGTCTTTGACAATGCAGGCTCCATGGACTCGGTACGGTGCCTTGAACAATGAACAGATGGTGGGTTGCAGGAAGAATCGTGAAGTGATCAAGTCGCTGTTGACCGGTGCAGGTCTGACCGTCTGCCATGCCATGTTACCGCTGAAACTAGCCGACTGGCCTTCGACGCTCACGCAGTCCCGCTGCCAGTCAAACTGGCCGATGAGTTTGGTACTTGAGATTTGAGCGAGGGAAGCCCGGTGGGGTGACTTGCGTTAGTCAGGACAGGAGTACCGAATAGAGGACTAATTGGACCAGCCTGGCCCTGATGATGCTTCTCCAGGCCGAGGCCCCAGGGGAAGAAGAAGGTCCTTCCTCTgacctaaaatataaacatttttttaagtatttttttatgagtaTTAAAAAAGTAGATAAAATAATTTGAGAAAGTGTATGGTtggttgaaaagaaaaaaatatgggaagaagaatggttatgattgattgagaggaGGAGGTAAGTGAagaaataactttattttagaGCAAGATACTGTGCTAGATATAGCTACACTTTGGGACTGAGATATCAAAAGATTGTAAAGAGAAAAACCCAAGAAAGGAGAAGCATCCAAATTAGGTGGTGCTTGAGGTGAAGATTAAGTTTGCGCACGTAAAACAAGAAaactattagcacatgattaattaagttttaatcaTTATAAACTTGATAGATggatatatttaatattttaaagcaacggAACGTACCacttagtagtttgaaaaatgtgctaaTAGAAATCGAGGAAGCAAAGAGTGAGGCGTTGCCTAGTATTAGATGGATCGTTAAACTTTTAGGGCCAGTTCGCTTGCGAGTTTGACAATGACAACTTCCTTATTTTACAATACTATAAACATgtgtttttttgaaaagaaatacaTAGAAAACTAAGCCAAAATttctaatatataataattaatactggtttgtctcgttttacgtatcatAAAGTTACCGCTTCCAAATTCTAAAACTAAATCAGCcttaactacttttttttttggatgctTCTCTTCTTCCCTGGGTATCTCTTTACCATCTTTTGATGCTTGATTGCTTTACTCATGGTCAGTATGATGCTCATACCTCGTAGCGTGATTGAAAACTTGTCAAGTACTAATAGTGCCATTGCCTACATTTAATAAGATTCGCTAAATAGTCCAAGAAATACTACTACCACCTGACTTGGGCTGTCCCTCCCCTCCACACACAAAATAGAGTGATGGATTAACGTACGATTAGTTAATTAttagttataaaaataaattaatataattttttaaagtattttttctatatatttttttaaagaacatctcgtttagcagtttggaaaCATGCAGGTGAAAAATGAGATCGACCAAAACTTCCTTTTCAGCCGTTCGGACCACTACACCACAGTACCACTCACTCGGCAGCTAAAAACTTCCTTATCAACGGCTGCAGATCAAATTCTcgaccgccgcgcgccgcgttGAGCCGTCCATTCCGCTGGTGCTGTTCGGAGATGCTGCCGCTGGTGCgccccggccgcgccgcccctctcctccgccgcctccgccgccgcctcctcctcctctcgtcgCCCCAAACCccgtcgccttcctcctctccgtACAGCGTCAGCAGTAGCAAAGtctcgcctctcctcctcctcctctcggctCGCCCCTCGCCGTCCCGCGCCGGCGATCGCGGCGCCTGGCGAGGAGTGAGCTCGTGCGGCGCCACCCGCGCGGTCGACGTCGGGGAcgaggcggcgtcgtcgtcgggctcccccgcggccgccggctCCGACCTCTCCTCGCCCTACCTCTCCGTCCGCATCCGCTGCCGCAAGGAGGACGCTGTCGGTACCCActcccctctccgcgcgcggcCGGCCATTTTCTCGGCCGATGCGGTCGCTTtcacccccccctctctctctctctctcctctctctctccaagtCGATTTACGAGTTTTTTCGCCGTGTTTTCCATGTGGCATCGCGGATTCAGGAAGTGCTCTCCGAGTCCCTCTTGTGCTTTGGTGCTACCTCCGTCACCGTGGATGACATTGCCGCTGCCGGAAATCTCGATGAGGTGAGCCTTTTCTCAGTTTCTCTTGCTTTCATTTGTAGAACTGGTATTTACTCAGATGCTTGACACTGCAATTGAACATTTGGTTAATTCTAGCTGAATATAAATTTCAGGTCTCTTGTTGGCCTAGTTGCTGCAGATGACACAGGAGATTTCTCTAGTATAATAGTGGTGTTAATTTTCTGCAGATCACCATTACCTCCATTTTTGCTCATGGGGAAGATGTGGGCTCGTGCGTATCGAGTGCTGCAAGCTCAGCTGGATTGGAGTACAATCCGGTGTATGAAAGCTCTGTAGGAAAGCAATGTGATTGGGTGACGGTTGTGCAGGTTAGGAGTTaggacgtactccctccatcccaaaaaaaaaacccaacctgTACTAGGATGTGACAAATCTGGATATACTCTATGTTATCAACTCCATGTTGTCATGGTAGTGGCAGATTCTTGAAATGACTTGACAGGATTTCTGATTGTGTTTGCAGGAAACCTACGAGTCCACAAAAGTCATTGATGGTCTTTGGGTAATTCCTAAATGGAGAACTCCCCCAGTATGTGTACATACATCATGCTGTTTTCTTTTGATTTATTACAAATGAATGTTATGGAAATTTATGTATAACTGATAATCTAGTTGATCTGAAATTACCATTTTGATTGTGTCCATCCTTTTCCATTCACAGGATCCACAGGCTATCAATATAATCATCAATCCAGGTCTGGCTTTTGGGACTGGGGAGCATCCCACAACTAAACTGTGCCTTCTGCTTCTACGGGAAACAGTTAAAGGGGGTGAGCGTTTCTTGGACTATGGAACAGGCACCGGAGTTTTGGGAATTGCAGCTCTGAAGGTGCCATCTCTCGTACTGTTCTTGTTTACTACTGGTAGGTATCATGAAATGCAATCTTACCCTAATTCATGTGCTCGTTTCTACGCAGATGGGTGCGGCACTGTCCACTGGGATAGACATAGACCCTCAAGCTGTAACCTCTGCTTGTGAAAACATGATGCTGAATGGTATAGATTCCAACAAAATGCTTGTTTACTTGGTACCAACTAATGCTCAGTCTGCATGCTTTCCAAGTAATATTGACAAATCAGAAGAGAACAGGCCCACTGGTAACCTTGAGTTGAAGTCGTCAAAAGGATCATATGACATTGTTGCCGCAAATATACTCCTGAATTCCCTGCTGGAGCTGGTTGAGGACATTGTTGGTTATGCAAAATCTGGTGGAATAGTTGCTGTCTCAGGGATATTAAGTGAACAGGTAAAGGAAAGGAACTACAAATGTAATATGCCAGagttaagtgtttttttttaaacttaaatGTTCCTCTCAGTATCACTTCACCTGTCTATTATCTCATTCAGGTGCCGAAAGTTGAAGAAGCTTACTCCAGATACTTGGAGAACATCTCAGTGTCAGAAATTGATGGATGGGCCTGCCTTCGGGGAAACAGGAGAGCATAGGGGTGCAATTTTTCCCATTTCAGAAGCAGATTGACCATACTTCTGACATTCAAGAGAAAATTTCCGCTTAATAGACAGTTTCGCTTAACTTCTTGACACAATTTGGTGACAGTActtgaatatttatatttatgtgcTATTTTGGACTAAGATCTCTTCATTGTACCCTGGCCCAATGCATGACTCTAAATAACAGTTGCAATTTTAATCTTGACACATGCCTTCTATTTTGAAGCAATACTACTGTTCACTGCTCTGTAGTAATTGATCATATGCAGTCTTTTATGAGGTTACCGTGCATAACTTTCTGGGTAGCACGTGTTGGAACTGTTCAAACATCCAGACCTGGCTAAGGGCGACCAATAATGTTCTTTTCTACAAGAAGCAAAACAGATTCACAGGAATACATGATGAAATTAATGTATGATTTTCTCCATGTTCTTCACAAAATATACACAGAAATCTTGAAGCAACATTCTTAACAGAGTAGGGAGTGGTATGAATTTGACAATTTGTGAGGTAATCTAAACCTTGTGCTTTTCACCTTTGGGAGAGCATTGAAATAAGTTTGATTTTAGATATGTTTTATGCTGCCAATAACATCTTGGATAGCAAAAAGGAATTCAAGGAAGAGCAAAAGCTCTAAACTGCAGTAGGATATCAACATACAAGCTTGTTATTCATTGTGATTAAACGATTTTTGGCAACAGAAGTCAGAAAATACTGATTGCTTGTTCTAGATTAATGATGAATaccgcgcccccccccccccccccccctacaaCTTAAATGGATAACTAAACGATATGCACAAAGATTTCTTTTCAATTAGTACAAACTGTACATGCCTGTAAATTTAACTACATTCCTGGAGATGGCTTCAACGTTACAATTTGTCAATTTACATGTTTCAAAATGGTGTATGCAGCTAACAGTTTGGAAGGGGTAATCTGAACCAGGTTTTCAGCATATACCCAATGAAGTAACCACCGGACCTCTATACCTGTGCTTTGCGAAACATTCCCATCTAAATTTTGCTGGGAATCCTGTCTCTAAGGAATGCCTCTATATCTTTTATAGATTTCAAACCTTCTTGTTTATCAGCAAGAAACTTTGAGAACTCCAGAACTTTTCCCCCTCTACCATTTTCTGGGGAGGTACTGAAAAAAGGGGATGATGTTGGTGCCAGTGCCCATACGGATGAGAGCACTTCATTGGGTTTGTCCAACTgctccaaaattttgaaatctcCTTTTGCTgttaaagaaaaacaagaaggtTGAGAAGTCCTATATACTAAAGGAGTTTGATTGATTCAATGTTGATTAAGAAGACAATTTGAACAAAATAAGGTACCTGAGTACTTGAAGACCATTTCCAAAGATTTACAGGGGATGCTGAAATTCAGATGAGGTATTGTGCTCCCACCACCATGCTTAGCATTGCTGGACACGTGGGAATAAAAGAAGATGAGCTTATATTCCATTCGTACTCTACTCACTATGATCTAGAACCATTACATAATGAAAGTGGTCACTGCATATATGGAGCATTTAAATTATGATTAATGTATCGTAAATAGCACATGTTTACCACAAAAATTGGTATAGCTGGCACAATTAATTAAGCAGCACATCTTTTTCTCAGTTGTCTATCAATTCTATCATGTAacagcacaaaaaaaaatgcaattatACTATGATGTGAGGCTCCAAAATAATTTGGTTTATACCTTGTTATTAGCCCCACCATTCGGCCAAGCGAATCAAGAAGAACACCACCACTTGCCCCTGGGTGAACTGCTGCTGTTGTCTGCAGCATTACCGGTATGTCCATATTGTTAACCTCCACAACGCTAGACAGTTGGGAATGTTGAGTTGATGGGATTTTGACAATCTTTGATACCACTCCagaggaaagggaggaggatAGTCCTACAGTCAAATACTTGGATATCAATTTCATAATAAAAAAACGATATGAACTGAAATGTACTCATGCACATCAGCACGTGGTAAAATGAGCATCAAACTGTTTCCAATGCTATCTTGAAAAACTATGATTGGTTATGTTTGTTACCTGATCGAGGTCCAAGAAGGCCATGTCCAACCACATATACAGATGAGCCTGCTGTTGGACAAACAAATTCTGGTCTAATGGCACATAATTCAATTGGAGTTTTTTCCATTTGAAGCAAGGCAACATCAAGTGGACCTTTTGAGATAAAAACTACACTAGCATTGCACCATGTCTTCCTCTCTCCATGATCCAAACGAACCGATATTGCCCTGTCcttttttaatccaaaattaAACAATGAAAGTTCATGTTTTACAGCATCTTCATTTGAAACTTTGCATTGTTGTGGCTGCAGCAGATTGTTTTCTCCTCCACAGGTGTGTTCACTAAATGAGGCAATTTTGTTTTGCAAGCCTAACGACGAAGTTCTTCCAAACCTCCAAGGTTCCAAAAGATGTGCATTTGTCATAATTAAGCCATTTTTATTGAGGATAATCCCTGAAGCCCAAGATGTCTCACCAACCGTGACAAGAACAACTGAGGATATAGCTTCTGTGAGTGAAGGTGAAACGTCATACTGATTAAGATTGTTGGCTGAATTAGGGACAAACCTCCTATGCTTATCTGCAACGCATGATTCCTTATATTTACAATCTGAACTTTTTTCATCAACTAATTCACTTGGGGGATGGCCAATTCTTTCCAGCTTGTCACTGTTCCATGCATTGCAGATTGCATCCCAGGTAATTACAAGCTGTATTGCAGTTGCAGATATCAGTTTTTATATCTGTTCTATTTGCAAAAATTATCTCACTGACACTAGTAAACTCACCTGAACTTCTGTGCTGCTGCCTCTCTGTCTTAATGGCTTCATCAGCATCCCCACAAGGCAAGAGTTTTTGTCAAACACTGGAGCACCTTCCATACCTTAGTTGAGAATTTGTTAACAGCCAATgctttaatgtttttttaacataatCCAATTCTGTAATGTACCACATAAATAGTAGGCACAGGGATTTATACCAGGAAGACAGTGGACATCAGCCATCAGCAATGAGCTCCTGGCAGTGCCTGGAGGGAGGCAATTTGCAACAACACCAACTGATATACTGCTTAAAGAACACAGGTGCATATTATGGATTAATCTGACAGTACCTCCTTATCTGCTAATAAATGTGgtattataaattaaatagtAATGTATCATGTTTTCCCAACACCATAAGGTACAACAGCCAATTGTTAACTAACAAGACAACTAGCTTTTGTAGGTCACTTgacaaaaaatgttttttttttaacgactcacaCTAGacagtgcgaagttctattgatagagcaggaaaaaattacaagatgaTAACCCTGGGAGGTCGTGACAAAAAATTCTAGGTCATGTCTGTTTTCACTTTTCATTTTTAGCAACAGTGTGCAAATCAGGTGAGTTAATAGGTGACTAAAGAGTGACACTTCAATATTATCCCCATAACAGACAGGCAATtgcttcaaaattttgaaatgtttaAAGTCTATAAATTTATACCGAGTCACCGGTCAACATAAAGAAATCTCGAACACTTCCACTTTAATTAAACACCCGTTGATGTTACAAACATGCTAGTTACATATGCTTGCTCTATAGTTAAGGTGACATACTGAGTTTCAACAAACAGTCTAATGGGCCCCTATAAATTGGTAACAAGATACCCAAATGAACTAAAGGAGTAGAATTAAAATTACCTATTGAAGAAATGGACAGGTGATAATATGCCAAATGGAGATCCCATTATCAGCAAGGAGTCCCCTCGTTGTTGCATCAGTGAAACATTGATACATCTTGTATTCTGATCATTGACCAAGATTACTAAG contains these protein-coding regions:
- the LOC127774951 gene encoding putative E3 ubiquitin-protein ligase RING1a, translated to MPAQKRPAPEAASAPAGGDGHVEGGGAGGGGGADEDAHCGGERSPKVMNGGGPEKEKERRDADSDAEEEEEEAGGGGGGGGADEDRDSPSSESDGDMDEFILVKLMDIRKEVQCPICLGIIRKTRTVMECLHRFCRDCIDKSMRLGNNECPACRTHCASRRSLRDDPNYDALILALYPDIDKYEEEELAFSEEERTRNKKIQASIAETFRRQSEALVKKRSVAKATGSTITRRTRGNMRAKRRGRTSSPDIVATDNEDEDRDENGNEGSKESSSVDDRSPDVRQKRVRRWPVPRSSPAKSIGGIDSSFEDIDDLGSGRDIMSTSPLRGEMLAWGKNGTRSQTRHGNSGGSSGRMAKGGRVTKLVEYLRNTDEFDNKFNLYLVLLPLNGQSMPKLEKPYLSCQPTFSVRHLCQFVALQLSRHAKEVEIFIRKNPSNGCFASIDTSADEIKLNHDALERLEEEKSLSELYPSLASGHGDLELLYSLKAEV
- the LOC127773820 gene encoding uncharacterized protein LOC127773820, which encodes MLPLVRPGRAAPLLRRLRRRLLLLSSPQTPSPSSSPYSVSSSKVSPLLLLLSARPSPSRAGDRGAWRGVSSCGATRAVDVGDEAASSSGSPAAAGSDLSSPYLSVRIRCRKEDAEVLSESLLCFGATSVTVDDIAAAGNLDEITITSIFAHGEDVGSCVSSAASSAGLEYNPVYESSVGKQCDWVTVVQETYESTKVIDGLWVIPKWRTPPDPQAINIIINPGLAFGTGEHPTTKLCLLLLRETVKGGERFLDYGTGTGVLGIAALKMGAALSTGIDIDPQAVTSACENMMLNGIDSNKMLVYLVPTNAQSACFPSNIDKSEENRPTGNLELKSSKGSYDIVAANILLNSLLELVEDIVGYAKSGGIVAVSGILSEQVPKVEEAYSRYLENISVSEIDGWACLRGNRRA
- the LOC127773819 gene encoding glyoxysomal processing protease, glyoxysomal: MAPREVAAAARGFSAMARIVGPDPKAVKMRRHAFHLHQSGSTTLSASALLLPPGSLAEPPPLLDRICAAHGHAGGVALTSASLVEPFLVEEQRNSPSQELQPRLVPEAHLDVLVEHEESRNIGGGKTGAPRWLSARLLAIVDVQASADSVLSLLQHEGSLIRSSSWDVCWSLADVNQKQVDNDARYSLESNRKNAYAESTEPPMLAKSATRIAILGVSNLNSSNTRCINVSLMQQRGDSLLIMGSPFGILSPVHFFNSISVGVVANCLPPGTARSSLLMADVHCLPGMEGAPVFDKNSCLVGMLMKPLRQRGSSTEVQLVITWDAICNAWNSDKLERIGHPPSELVDEKSSDCKYKESCVADKHRRFVPNSANNLNQYDVSPSLTEAISSVVLVTVGETSWASGIILNKNGLIMTNAHLLEPWRFGRTSSLGLQNKIASFSEHTCGGENNLLQPQQCKVSNEDAVKHELSLFNFGLKKDRAISVRLDHGERKTWCNASVVFISKGPLDVALLQMEKTPIELCAIRPEFVCPTAGSSVYVVGHGLLGPRSGLSSSLSSGVVSKIVKIPSTQHSQLSSVVEVNNMDIPVMLQTTAAVHPGASGGVLLDSLGRMVGLITSNAKHGGGSTIPHLNFSIPCKSLEMVFKYSAKGDFKILEQLDKPNEVLSSVWALAPTSSPFFSTSPENGRGGKVLEFSKFLADKQEGLKSIKDIEAFLRDRIPSKI